One genomic region from Ptychodera flava strain L36383 chromosome 5, AS_Pfla_20210202, whole genome shotgun sequence encodes:
- the LOC139133972 gene encoding regucalcin-like, with amino-acid sequence MSVSVVLQRVGELLEGPHWDEKSQCLYFIDIKTPVVHQWNRTTDEHKKVVLQNVKTVTSVVGRKQGGLAVTVDQEYATLDFESGELKSLAKVDRHNPETRMNDGKCDAMGRYWAGTMGPEKVPTKVEPELGTLYSLDKDCNVICHLSKIGISNGMAWSSDNRTMYYIDTVTKQVDAFDFDLEGGRISNRRSIFKVPENKGYADGMCIDEEGKLWIALYFGTSVVRVDPQTGDILKLLELPVSCPTSCCFGGPDYDELYITSTHQYFTEEQLKQEPLAGSVFKVTNLGVKGVPPHNFGG; translated from the exons ATGTCAGTATCTGTGGTACTGCAGAGAGTTGGTGAGCTGTTGGAAGGTCCTCACTGGGATGAAAAATCTCAGTGCTTATACTTCATCGATATCAAGACACCTGTTGTACACCAATGGAATCGAACCACTGATGAACACAAGAAGGTCGTGTTACAAAACG tgaAGACAGTGACATCTGTGGTAGGTAGGAAACAAGGAGGGCTTGCTGTGACCGTGGACCAAGAATATGcaactcttgattttgaaagtggaGAGCTGAAGTCACTTGCCAAAGTTGATAGACATAATCCTGAAACAAGAATGAATGATGGGAAATGTGATGCAATGGGCAGATATTGGGCAG GCACCATGGGTCCAGAGAAAGTTCCCACCAAAGTAGAGCCAGAGCTTGGAACCTTGTATTCACTTGATAAAGATTGTAATGTTATCTGTCACCTGAGTAAAATTGGTATTTCCAATGGCATGGCTTGGTCTTCTGATAACAGAACGATGTACTACATTGATACTGTAACCAAACAAGTTGATGCCTTTGACTTTGATTTAGAAGGTGGCCGGATTA GTAATCGCAGGTCGATATTTAAAGTGCCTGAAAACAAAGGATATGCAGATGGTAtgtgtattgatgaagaaggtaaaCTATGGATTGCATTGTATTTTGGTACAAGCGTAGTCAGAGTTGATCCACAAACAG gtgACATACTAAAGCTCCTGGAGTTACCTGTGTCATGTCCAACTTCATGTTGCTTCGGTGGACCTGACTATGATGAACTGTACATCACATCAACACATCAATATTTCACAGAGGAACAATTAAAACAAGAACCTCTGGCGGGTTCGGTGTTCAAAGTGACTAATCTTGGAGTGAAAGGAGTCCCACCTCACAACTTTGGAGGATGA
- the LOC139133735 gene encoding tripartite motif-containing protein 2-like — protein sequence MAFKGLTNGGWSKFILEGQGPSPGQKFKDPCGLTFHNDRLLVCDKDNNIVQILNQDYTCGKVLGSFSGQFAKPFKPQSVAVSKDNHYFILDVNNKQIIVCDQNNKVIRIITLPANINPYCIALLKGFVLVTDVKGHRLLKYTVTGQYIAEVNDQVGGKRPFSYPYFVAVNSKDVIMVSDHFNHCIKCFDTDLNYLYKYGHRGTGDSQLYHPGSIAVDGADHVYVCDHGNDRITIWSRDGTWIGHLFHRQMSCPYFMAVTTDGDRIAVNGPSTNEIYVFSK from the coding sequence gtGGCTGGTCAAAATTCATACTGGAGGGTCAAGGTCCTAGTCCAGGACAGAAGTTCAAGGATCCATGTGGTTTGACCTTCCACAATGATCGACTTCTGGTGTGTGACAAGGACAACAACATTGTTCAGATACTGAACCAAGACTACACATGTGGAAAGGTGCTAGGAAGTTTCAGCGGTCAGTTTGCCAAGCCATTCAAGCCACAGTCCGTAGCTGTCTCTAAGGACAACCATTACTTCATACTTGATGtcaataataaacaaattattgtttgtgatcaaaataataaagttatcagAATAATTACTTTACCTGCAAATATAAATCCCTACTGCATAGCTCTCTTGAAAGGGTTTGTTTTGGTCACTGATGTCAAGGGTCATAGGTTACTCAAGTACACTGTAACTGGTCAATACATTGCAGAAGTTAATGACCAAGTTGGTGGCAAAAGACCTTTCAGCTACCCCTACTTTGTCGCTGTCAACAGTAAGGATGTCATCATGGTGTCTGACCATTTCAATCactgcatcaagtgttttgacaCCGACTTGAATTACTTGTACAAATACGGTCACCGCGGTACTGGCGATAGTCAGCTGTACCACCCAGGCAGCATTGCCGTTGATGGCGCTGatcatgtttatgtttgtgatcaCGGCAATGATAGGATTACGATTTGGAGTCGAGATGGGACTTGGATTGGTCATCTTTTCCATCGTCAAATGAGCTGCCCCTACTTCATGGCAGTGACCACCGACGGTGATAGAATTGCTGTTAATGGACCATCCACCAATGAAATCTATGTATTTTCTAAGTAG